The Nicotiana tabacum cultivar K326 chromosome 14, ASM71507v2, whole genome shotgun sequence genome contains a region encoding:
- the LOC142169018 gene encoding uncharacterized protein LOC142169018 has protein sequence MGSWKCGGDASIMWTAMTDCTRDAAREGKVEEKKAAYLKLVESTDEEQRRANRERYKEAMREAKLVVTEAKTGAFGRLYEELGAKGGDKKLFWLARAREKKACDLDQVRCIKDEEGCLLTEEAQIKQRWQSYFHKLLNEEGERNILLGELGHSKSHQDFRYCRRIKVEEIVGVMRKISRGKATGPYEIPVEF, from the exons ATGGGATCCTGGAAATGTGGTGGGGATGCTAGCATTATGTGGACGGCGATGACAGACTGTACAAGGGatgcggcgagagag GGTAAAGTGGAAGAAAAGAAAGCAGCATACCTTAAGTTAGTGGAGAGCACCGACGAGGAGCAGAGGAGAGCGAACAGAGAAAGATATAAGGAAGCTATGAGGGAGGCAAAATTAGtggtcacagaggctaagactggTGCGTTTGGGCGGCTGTATGAGGAACTGGGGGCCAAAGGTGGGGACAAAAAGTTATTTTGGCTGGCCAGAGCGAGAGAGAAGAAGGCTTGTGACCTGGATCAAGttaggtgcatcaaagacgaagAAGGTTGTTTATTGACGGAAGAGGCCCAGATTAAGCAAAGATGGCAGTCGTACTTTCATAAACTGTTGAATGAAGAGGGGGAAAGAAACATCTTGTTAGGTGAATTGGGTCACTccaagagtcaccaagacttTAGGTATTGTCGGCGTATTAAGGTTGAGGAGATCGTGGGAGTGATGCGTAAGATTAGTCGGGGCAAAGCTACCGGACCATACGAGATCCCAGTAGAATTTTAG
- the LOC107828076 gene encoding amino acid transporter AVT1J: METKSQNGKFLYLPLLSEYDQFDRAEKGVTSDSVIITGKTSFLETASHGLNALSGVGILSTPYALSSGGWLSMILLVVIACATFYTSLLIKRCMDFDPTIRSYPDIGDRAFGKAGRILVSVFMNLELYLVATGFLILAGDNLHNLLPEANFCFWGLSIGGKQSFVLIVALVILPTVLLKNMSILAYVSASAVLASLVIIGSIFWVATYDGIGFHKRGVILNWRGIPTSFSLYAFCYCAHPVFPTLYTSMENQKHFSKVMLLCFSFATINYASIAAMGYSMFGSDVESQITLNLPTEKFSSKLAIYTALINPIAKYALMMTPIINRLEERFQSHNDKGSSSFSLLIRTILVISSVAVALTIPLFGYLMSLVGAFLSVTASILLPCLCYLKISGTYRKLGFEIVIIGLTVLMGILIFVTGTYTSLIEIIQHF, translated from the exons ATGGAGACCAAATCCCAGAATGGCAAATTTCTTTATTTGCCCCTGCTGTCAGAATATGATCAATTTGATAGAGCTGAGAAAGGAGTTACATCGGACTCTGTTATTATCACCGGAAAAACCTCTTTTCTGGAAACGGCTTCTCATGGACTCAACGCTCTATCag GAGTAGGAATTTTGTCAACTCCATATGCGCTATCTTCAGGAGGGTGGTTAAGCATGATTCTTCTTGTCGTCATTGCATGTGCGACCTTCTACACATCCTTGTTAATCAAGAGATGTATGGATTTTGATCCTACTATAAGAAGTTATCCTGACATTGGAGATCGAGCATTTGGAAAAGCAGGAAGAATATTGGTATCGGTTTTTATGAATCTTGAGCTTTACTTGGTGGCAACCGGTTTTCTAATTCTTGCAGGGGATAATTTGCATAATCTGTTGCCAGAGGCAAATTTCTGTTTTTGGGGACTCAGTATTGGTGGGAAACAAAGCTTTGTATTGATCGTTGCTCTCGTCATATTACCCACAGTACTGTTAAAGAACATGAGCATTCTGGCATATGTATCAGCCTCTGCAGTTTTAGCTTCCCTTGTTATTATTGGTTCAATTTTCTGGGTAGCAACTTATGATGGTATCGGCTTTCATAAAAGGGGAGTCATTCTGAATTGGAGAGGAATCCCGACATCTTTTAGCTTATACGCCTTCTGCTATTGTGCCCATCCTGTTTTTCCAACTTTGTACACTTCAATGGAAAATCAGAAGCATTTCTCCAAG GTAATGCTTCTGTGCTTTTCATTCGCTACGATAAATTATGCATCGATAGCAGCTATGGGGTATTCAATGTTTGGCTCCGACGTCGAGTCACAAATTACCTTGAACCTTCCAACTGAAAAGTTTAGCTCGAAATTGGCTATATACACCGCCTTGATCAATCCGATAGCCAAGTACGCACTAATGATGACACCAATTATCAACAGACTCGAGGAACGTTTCCAGTCTCACAATGATAAAGGATCATCGTCATTTAGCCTCCTGATTCGAACCATCTTGGTGATAAGCAGTGTTGCTGTTGCGCTGACCATACCATTATTTGGGTATCTCATGTCGCTAGTTGGAGCATTTCTTAGTGTCACTGCATCAATTTTGCTACCATGTTTATGCTACTTGAAGATTTCAGGAACTTACAGAAAGCTTGGATTTGAGATAGTCATAATAGGCCTGACAGTACTAATGGGAATCCTAATCTTTGTTACTGGTACATACACATCTTTGATAGAGATAATACAACATTTTTAA